Proteins from a genomic interval of Nocardia sp. BMG51109:
- a CDS encoding glycosyltransferase, translating to MAESLRISIETMFFGCALALAVCSVAVVVRQFSMRMRRLDPLVPTAASICSLAACWPFVGASAAMVGAYVAVALVRYRCRYLHPGGAAVVVYGASATVMSTIWIGCYAFAPGFSGPTRVLLLGLVLVLVACAPTSLLQSFLALEFLYRDHWSTVPRPIVPPPGDYRPRVSVHLPCHREPPDVVIATLDSLARQDYDNFEVVVIDNNTSDPALWRPVEAHCRTLGPQFRFFHVEGLTGAKSGALNYALERTDPDAELIGLVDADYQATPAFLSDLVGHFRDPQVGYVQSRYDFRDWTHRLFHRMCFWEYRFAFPTVMRSLYERQAGFPMGTMGILRKSALVEVGGWACWSLTEDSELGLRLHAAGYRAVLAQESYGYGLIPERFSDYAKQRFRWTYGPVQTLKHHWRLLVPNPWGPPSSLSASQRVLQLHWSTAHISTMIGVMVGGPLTVGLVASIISHGESWPVGANTLLAVGLAVALQPLLRWTAVHRVTGAHWSQIVAGAFASSSITYTIAMSNLSALFTSNTAWRRTDKFRAHRRGSSWRAIRSARAEFIFGGCLAVLAVIAFVVDHRSGLVILEAMIALRAFRLLTAPMAAVIADVAIDRDLPRDVAADRRPAAEAADRRPAGDLSDAAALEIGGRSV from the coding sequence ATGGCTGAATCTCTGCGAATTTCGATAGAGACGATGTTCTTCGGCTGTGCGCTCGCCTTGGCCGTGTGCTCGGTGGCGGTCGTCGTGCGTCAGTTTTCGATGCGCATGCGGCGGCTGGATCCACTGGTGCCGACCGCCGCCTCGATCTGTTCACTGGCCGCTTGCTGGCCCTTCGTAGGGGCGAGCGCGGCGATGGTGGGGGCGTACGTCGCGGTGGCGTTGGTGCGGTACCGGTGCCGATATCTGCATCCGGGCGGTGCCGCCGTGGTGGTGTACGGCGCGTCGGCCACCGTGATGTCGACGATCTGGATCGGCTGTTATGCGTTCGCCCCCGGCTTCAGCGGGCCGACCCGGGTGCTCCTGCTGGGATTGGTGCTCGTGCTCGTGGCGTGCGCGCCGACCAGCCTGCTGCAGAGTTTCCTCGCCCTCGAATTCCTGTACCGGGATCACTGGTCGACCGTGCCTCGGCCGATCGTCCCGCCGCCCGGCGATTACCGGCCGCGCGTGTCGGTTCATCTGCCCTGTCACCGTGAGCCGCCCGACGTCGTGATAGCCACGCTCGACAGTCTCGCGCGACAGGACTACGACAATTTCGAGGTCGTGGTCATCGATAACAACACGAGCGATCCCGCGCTCTGGCGACCGGTCGAGGCGCACTGCCGCACCCTGGGCCCGCAGTTTCGTTTCTTTCACGTCGAAGGACTCACCGGAGCGAAGTCGGGTGCGCTGAACTACGCGCTGGAGCGCACCGACCCCGACGCCGAGTTGATCGGACTCGTCGACGCCGACTATCAGGCCACACCTGCTTTCCTGTCGGATCTGGTCGGTCACTTCCGGGACCCGCAGGTGGGATATGTCCAGTCGCGCTACGACTTTCGCGACTGGACCCACCGGCTGTTCCATCGCATGTGCTTCTGGGAGTACCGATTCGCGTTTCCGACGGTGATGCGCAGCCTGTACGAGCGGCAAGCCGGATTCCCGATGGGGACGATGGGAATTCTGCGCAAGTCGGCGCTGGTCGAGGTCGGGGGATGGGCCTGCTGGTCGCTGACGGAGGATTCCGAACTCGGCCTGCGCCTGCATGCCGCCGGATATCGGGCGGTCCTCGCACAGGAAAGCTACGGATACGGCCTGATTCCGGAACGGTTCTCCGACTATGCCAAGCAACGGTTCCGCTGGACCTACGGACCGGTCCAGACACTGAAACACCATTGGCGACTACTGGTGCCGAATCCGTGGGGACCACCCTCGTCGCTGTCGGCAAGCCAGCGCGTGCTCCAACTGCACTGGTCGACGGCGCATATATCGACGATGATCGGCGTCATGGTCGGCGGGCCGCTGACGGTGGGATTGGTGGCGTCGATCATATCGCACGGTGAGTCGTGGCCGGTCGGTGCGAATACCCTGCTGGCGGTCGGGCTCGCGGTCGCATTGCAGCCGTTGCTCCGATGGACCGCTGTCCACCGGGTCACGGGTGCGCACTGGTCGCAGATCGTTGCGGGTGCGTTCGCCTCGTCGTCGATCACCTACACCATCGCGATGTCCAATCTCAGCGCCTTGTTCACCAGCAACACCGCGTGGCGGCGGACCGATAAATTCCGCGCCCACCGTCGCGGATCGAGCTGGCGCGCAATCAGGTCCGCGCGAGCCGAGTTCATTTTCGGCGGGTGCCTCGCCGTTCTCGCGGTGATCGCGTTCGTGGTGGACCACCGCAGCGGGTTGGTGATTCTGGAAGCGATGATCGCGCTGCGGGCGTTCCGGCTGTTGACCGCGCCGATGGCGGCGGTGATCGCGGATGTCGCCATCGACCGGGACCTGCCCCGGGATGTCGCCGCCGATCGGCGACCGGCCGCCGAAGCAGCCGATCGGCGGCCCGCCGGCGACCTATCGGATGCGGCGGCCCTCGAGATCGGAGGGCGGTCGGTGTGA
- a CDS encoding cytochrome P450, producing the protein MASASTIPRAPGRVPVLGHAVPLLTAPLDFLESLPEHGDLVEVRIGPATAIVVCDPASTRRVLRDDRTFDKGGPLFDRAREVLGNGLASCPYDMHRRQRRLVQPAFRPARLARYADAMTARIAELTESWCGGQTVDVVPEMQALTARVTVETMFADSLEPAELRAALDDLTTIATGWYRRMFQPSALRRLPSRGSRRYRRANARLRGLVDRLVADRRAAGVDSGGLESGGLESGDLLSALLSARDPEGDGGGLTDAEIADQIMTFFIGGTETTANVLAWALYALGRHPDIADRVADEADAVLAGRPARHPDLPRLPVTGRVITETMRLWPPAWMITRTTRTRTQLGGYPIEPGTTVVFSPYLLHRRPGAYPDPERFDPDRWSPDRPSSVPREAFIPFGDGARRCLGDNFGKTEAALTLATIAGRWRLEPISGTHVRPAIGTFMSPRGLRMRAVARHGCRGAGLIRKIDGAR; encoded by the coding sequence ATGGCGTCCGCATCTACGATTCCACGAGCCCCCGGCCGTGTGCCCGTGCTCGGGCACGCCGTCCCGCTGTTGACCGCCCCGCTCGACTTCCTCGAGTCGCTACCCGAGCACGGCGATCTCGTCGAAGTCCGCATCGGCCCCGCGACCGCGATCGTGGTCTGCGACCCGGCATCGACGCGCCGGGTGCTGCGCGACGATCGCACGTTCGACAAGGGCGGACCGCTGTTCGATCGGGCGCGGGAGGTCCTGGGCAACGGGCTGGCCAGCTGCCCGTACGACATGCACAGGCGGCAGCGGCGCCTGGTCCAGCCCGCGTTCCGCCCCGCCCGGCTGGCGCGGTATGCGGACGCCATGACGGCCCGCATCGCGGAGCTGACCGAATCCTGGTGTGGTGGACAGACAGTCGATGTCGTCCCGGAGATGCAGGCCCTCACCGCTCGTGTCACGGTCGAGACGATGTTCGCCGACTCCCTGGAGCCCGCCGAACTGCGGGCGGCGCTGGACGACCTGACCACGATCGCCACCGGCTGGTACCGCCGCATGTTCCAGCCGTCCGCCCTGCGGCGGCTGCCCAGCCGCGGCAGCCGCCGCTATCGGCGAGCGAACGCACGCCTGCGCGGCCTCGTCGACCGGCTCGTCGCGGATCGCCGCGCCGCCGGTGTCGACAGCGGAGGTCTCGAGAGCGGAGGTCTCGAGAGCGGGGATCTGTTGTCGGCGTTGCTGTCCGCCCGCGATCCCGAGGGCGACGGCGGTGGCCTGACCGATGCCGAGATCGCCGATCAGATCATGACGTTCTTCATCGGCGGGACCGAGACCACGGCGAACGTGTTGGCGTGGGCGCTGTATGCCCTCGGCCGGCATCCGGACATCGCGGACCGGGTAGCGGACGAGGCGGACGCCGTCCTCGCCGGCCGGCCGGCGCGCCACCCCGATCTGCCTCGGCTCCCGGTGACCGGCCGGGTGATCACGGAGACCATGCGGCTGTGGCCGCCCGCATGGATGATCACCCGGACGACCCGCACTCGCACACAGCTCGGCGGATACCCGATCGAGCCCGGTACCACCGTGGTCTTCAGCCCTTACCTGCTGCATCGCCGGCCCGGTGCCTACCCGGATCCCGAGCGGTTCGATCCCGATCGCTGGTCACCCGATCGACCGTCCTCCGTTCCGCGCGAGGCATTCATTCCTTTCGGCGACGGTGCCCGCAGATGCCTGGGCGACAATTTCGGCAAGACCGAGGCCGCGCTCACGCTGGCGACCATCGCCGGTCGGTGGCGGCTCGAGCCGATATCCGGAACGCATGTCCGGCCCGCCATCGGCACGTTCATGAGCCCGCGGGGTTTGCGGATGCGCGCGGTGGCTCGGCACGGGTGCCGGGGTGCCGGCCTGATTCGGAAAATCGATGGAGCACGGTAG
- a CDS encoding endo-1,4-beta-xylanase → MTALVRPARPPGRRIRDSLSGRMIALLASGAAFLMTASIGTPAVASGTPGQSRDELPVTRSEQTSPPNLEESESTRSLADRAGVTLGAAVDAEYLGEPEYARTLRSTFNSVTPENELKWSSIHPRRDVWDFARMDRIVEFATANGLAVKGHTLLWDQAKGGHLPQWVREITDRDELLGVVRDHMRTLFERYRGRVDRWDVVNEPLETHGTETYANHFYRVIGPDYVAEAFRIARELDGGARLFLNEGAIEYDPAKIEALERVVRKLKREGVPVDGVGLQSHLVHGAVPDGYAAMLADLRSAGVDVAVTELDIPVRDHTSDPLRTQAEAYRKVFEACLAVECHDITTWGFTDKYTWIDDFLGAGCAPLPFDARYRPKPALFAIREALNETGG, encoded by the coding sequence GTGACCGCGCTCGTTCGGCCGGCGCGGCCGCCCGGCCGCCGCATCCGGGACAGCCTGTCGGGACGCATGATCGCGCTACTGGCCTCGGGCGCCGCGTTCCTGATGACGGCGTCGATCGGCACGCCCGCCGTCGCGAGCGGTACGCCCGGGCAGTCGCGCGACGAGTTGCCGGTGACCCGGTCCGAGCAGACCTCGCCGCCGAATCTCGAGGAGTCCGAGTCGACTCGTTCGCTGGCCGATCGGGCGGGTGTCACCCTCGGAGCCGCCGTCGACGCGGAATATCTCGGCGAACCGGAGTACGCGCGAACCCTGCGGTCGACGTTCAACAGCGTGACCCCCGAGAACGAGCTGAAATGGAGTTCGATACATCCCCGGCGCGACGTCTGGGATTTCGCGCGGATGGATCGCATCGTCGAGTTCGCCACGGCGAACGGTCTCGCGGTGAAGGGCCACACCCTGCTCTGGGATCAGGCGAAAGGCGGTCATCTGCCGCAGTGGGTCCGCGAGATCACCGACCGCGACGAACTACTCGGCGTGGTGCGCGACCATATGCGGACGCTGTTCGAGCGTTATCGGGGCCGGGTCGACCGGTGGGATGTGGTGAACGAGCCGCTGGAAACGCACGGGACCGAGACGTACGCGAACCACTTCTACCGGGTCATCGGGCCCGATTACGTTGCCGAGGCATTCCGGATCGCACGCGAGCTCGACGGCGGCGCAAGGCTTTTCCTGAACGAGGGCGCCATCGAATACGATCCGGCGAAAATCGAAGCTCTCGAGCGGGTGGTCCGGAAGTTGAAGCGGGAGGGCGTCCCCGTCGACGGTGTGGGCCTGCAATCCCATCTCGTGCACGGCGCCGTGCCGGACGGCTATGCGGCGATGCTGGCCGACCTGCGTTCGGCCGGGGTCGACGTCGCGGTCACCGAGCTGGACATTCCCGTCCGGGACCACACGTCCGACCCGCTCCGTACCCAAGCCGAGGCGTACCGGAAGGTGTTCGAGGCATGCCTCGCCGTGGAGTGTCACGACATCACGACATGGGGGTTCACCGACAAGTACACCTGGATCGACGACTTTCTCGGTGCGGGGTGTGCGCCGCTGCCGTTCGATGCCCGATACCGGCCCAAACCGGCGCTGTTCGCTATTCGAGAGGCCCTGAACGAAACCGGCGGGTAG
- the ribA gene encoding GTP cyclohydrolase II RibA translates to MTLTPIVPPRSPSSGIPRARIRARIPAVLSRGVRADAELVTFDHLVDGREHLAIVPARPARPHRDVPLVRVHSECLTGDVFGCDRCRCGPELRHSLIRIAQRGGALLYLRQEGRGIGLYNKLDAYLVQDAGYDTYEANRILGHDADERDYRVAAQMLFALGMPRIELLTGNRDKIRQLRAYGIEITAANPPVPTGA, encoded by the coding sequence ATGACGCTCACACCGATCGTCCCGCCCAGATCACCGAGTTCCGGAATACCCCGGGCGAGAATACGCGCGCGAATTCCCGCCGTGCTGTCGCGCGGCGTCCGAGCCGACGCCGAACTCGTCACGTTCGACCATCTCGTCGACGGGCGCGAGCATCTGGCGATAGTTCCCGCCCGCCCCGCCCGGCCGCATCGGGATGTCCCGCTGGTCCGGGTGCACAGCGAATGCCTGACCGGCGATGTATTCGGTTGCGACCGTTGCCGATGCGGGCCGGAGCTGCGGCATTCGCTGATTCGAATCGCGCAGCGCGGCGGCGCGCTGCTGTACCTGCGCCAGGAGGGCCGTGGCATCGGTTTGTACAACAAACTCGACGCCTACCTGGTTCAGGACGCCGGATACGACACCTACGAGGCCAACCGCATACTCGGGCACGATGCCGACGAGCGGGACTATCGGGTGGCGGCACAAATGCTTTTCGCCCTGGGCATGCCGCGGATCGAGTTGCTCACCGGCAATCGCGACAAGATCCGGCAATTGCGTGCGTACGGCATCGAGATAACGGCGGCCAACCCGCCCGTACCGACCGGCGCCTGA
- a CDS encoding TetR/AcrR family transcriptional regulator: MLEAAITSLATGDPAAVSGNRIARDIGATWGVIKYQFGDIDGLWAAVLRHTADKRGDLPAGIKPDGTLHERVSALIKAMATGLRRPESLAIETLRAALPRDHAELERDYPLTAAELASWKPNWDKACERAFADLNPDPAKIRRVAALIPAAMRGITSERTLGTYGDLDDALDGLIGALVAYLDN, translated from the coding sequence ATGCTCGAGGCGGCGATCACCTCGCTGGCGACGGGCGATCCCGCGGCCGTGTCGGGCAACCGGATCGCCCGCGATATCGGCGCGACCTGGGGCGTGATCAAGTACCAGTTCGGCGATATCGACGGTCTGTGGGCGGCGGTGCTGCGTCACACGGCCGACAAGCGCGGCGACCTCCCGGCCGGCATCAAACCGGACGGCACCCTGCACGAACGGGTGTCGGCCCTGATCAAGGCGATGGCGACCGGCCTGCGCAGGCCGGAGTCCCTGGCCATCGAGACCCTGCGCGCCGCGCTCCCCCGCGACCACGCGGAGCTGGAACGCGACTACCCCCTCACCGCCGCCGAACTGGCCTCCTGGAAACCCAACTGGGACAAGGCCTGTGAACGAGCCTTCGCCGACCTGAACCCCGACCCGGCCAAGATCCGCCGGGTGGCCGCCCTGATCCCCGCGGCCATGCGCGGCATCACCTCCGAACGCACCCTCGGGACCTACGGCGACCTGGACGACGCCCTCGACGGCCTGATCGGCGCCCTGGTCGCCTACCTCGACAACTGA
- a CDS encoding SAM-dependent methyltransferase — protein sequence MNEPGDAGIDLGLDRAHGARIYDYILGGKDNFEADREAAEASLRVWPALRTHMRANRAFMHRAGRFLAAERGVRQFLDIGTGIPTQPNLHEVVQAVVPDACVVYADNDPIVLAHARALMTGNGHGKTAYIDADMREPEKILAAPQLRDTLDLDQPIGLMLIAMLHFIEDDDEALRVARHVIDVLPPGSYFAATIATDDFAPEPLAKVREEYHAHGETLRWRPKEQAERFFEGLELEEPGLVQMHKWRPDPIDIGSIDDADIAMYGAVGRKP from the coding sequence ATGAACGAGCCAGGCGACGCGGGGATCGACCTAGGACTCGATCGGGCGCACGGCGCCCGCATCTACGACTACATCCTGGGCGGCAAGGACAACTTCGAGGCCGATCGCGAGGCCGCCGAGGCGTCCCTGCGCGTGTGGCCGGCGCTGCGCACCCATATGCGGGCCAACCGGGCGTTCATGCACCGGGCGGGCCGGTTCCTGGCCGCCGAGCGCGGCGTCCGCCAGTTCCTGGATATCGGGACCGGCATCCCCACCCAGCCCAACCTGCACGAGGTCGTGCAGGCGGTCGTGCCCGACGCGTGCGTCGTGTACGCCGACAACGACCCGATCGTGCTCGCCCACGCCCGGGCGCTGATGACCGGGAACGGCCACGGGAAGACGGCGTACATCGACGCCGACATGCGCGAGCCGGAAAAGATACTCGCCGCCCCGCAGCTGCGCGACACCCTCGACCTCGACCAGCCCATCGGGCTGATGCTGATCGCCATGCTGCACTTCATCGAGGACGACGACGAGGCGCTGCGCGTCGCCCGGCACGTGATCGACGTCCTGCCGCCGGGAAGCTATTTCGCCGCGACCATCGCCACCGACGATTTCGCCCCCGAACCCCTCGCCAAGGTCCGCGAGGAGTACCACGCACACGGCGAGACCCTGCGATGGCGCCCGAAGGAACAGGCCGAGCGTTTCTTCGAGGGTCTCGAACTCGAGGAGCCCGGCCTGGTGCAGATGCACAAGTGGCGCCCCGACCCGATCGACATCGGCAGTATCGACGATGCCGATATCGCGATGTACGGAGCCGTCGGCCGCAAGCCGTGA